AACTTCGAAACtagataagtgatgttaataggtacaaAATGAGCCGACTTTATAAGCCTATCAACGATCACCCAAATCTAATCATGTCCTCTCACGGTATtcggtaaactcgtcacaaaatccatagaaatgatATCCTATTTCCATTTCGGAActtccaacggttgcattaaccctacaggcttctgatgttcaactttcgacttctgacaagtcaaacatgcatacacaaactgagctaaatcacgtttcattccaggccaccagaacaaattcttcaaatcttggtacatcttagtagctcCTGGATGAGTACTCAAATTATTTTtgtgaccttcctcaagaatctccctcttcaaatccacatcatcggtgtaacacccgtatattttaatttttaatttaaatgaaaatttaattaataattagaattattggtgactTGTAGGATTTAATTGGAAGGAAGATGGTTTATagtgttgggccaagtgtggtattagtaaagagggggtgctatgttagtaaagccctttactaattaaaatgttatttttcataaaaataaggaaaatggggagaaagggaaaaggaacgtgaaaagcagagcagaagaggtgagggattgggaagctggtacgtgaagaggagcaatggagggagagaccaatcaagaatctttggctaaggtaaggggggactctctggttatcatctattatcgtgttcttagataataatattgattagggatgttgttgggtcaattggatcatatgttaggtttagggaggttatgaattgatgaaaattgcatgaattattgatagattatgtgttgttttgatgtgtgatgatgaatagtgatgcaattgatgattaactgcctgcatatgatgtttagagtcagttttggactcagattaaatcagatcgcaggatctgacgcagacccgatagtctgcgaaatcgccagttcgcgccgcgtcctagtgttggcgccgcgaaggcgtactttttcctcgcatcgcgccgcgtgcataggtttgcgccgcgaacgtgtttttgtggttcaggtcgcgccgcgaactttggttgcgccgcgtgctgtagcgttagttgttttcttggaaaagttaaatgatgtgtaactttcgaaccgtaggtccgtttttagtgctgtttcgagcacgatgaatcttataagatagcctacgtgtttaaatgatgaaatgaggtgtgaatccaataatttttaaatatgattttatttcttgatgaatgatgtattgtacatatatgtgatgagatgtgttaaatacatgatatgttgaaatattaatcatgtgacgatttgtttgattggatgatgtattgttgacatatatgatgaaatgtgacaatataagatgttgttttgaaaatatcatgatgtgatgatttgtagagaattgtatgatgttgattgatttgttttggaatgatgtgggtacatgtgtgttcttcttattgatgatgatgattaatgtggacacatgtatgttctttaatgatgatgatgatgatgattgattgtattgaatgatgctaatgtatataaacatactttgatgatgatgatgatgttaatgatgatgatgaaatgagtatttgatgatgttactcattagacttgacgatggtataagtatgttgtatatgttgcattcattcatgtgcattgatgatactgtatccataagggtgtgttggatcagtgaagggcatgattcccattgtgtggaatctgtgctggcagggccgtatctggatgatgttggatcggtcatgggttattcccatttgatgaggttggtaccacatgcatagtgtcagttcatacatatgcatacttttataacatgattggatgtattccagtgttataaatattgatgatgtgttggttgtgtgttttgttgaattaatgttgagtatgattgtctgtttgaaagatgtgttctgttgatgtttgtgtaaacgatagatgttcctgataatctgaatatgatgaaattgggtgaatgatataactatgatgtgttgttatttaagatgcaataacatttgttaactgtgatgagactcacccttactgttgacattttcagattgaggatagctgccttcgacttggtgaggattagctcataagtcagcgtattagtgtagcgtcaggtgtcatgctctgatattgtaacactgggggaacgttagattagagtttatgatgacactctatcgtgttgttattgtattaaattatgtgggatattgcatagatgatgttatgcttatccgtatgatgaattttccgctgtgtaaacatgagatgtttatgtattatgacagattattccttagtgaaagcatgacaatgaatataTGATGAATTcgtttttaattggaattgtggcacccttgttttcatgttttactctgaaaattaattattaattcccgtggggtttagaagggtgttacaatagtggtatcagagcaggtcggtccgtccggccaattgttgagtcagttgagttgcacgacggttgaatactgtcggcatttttactccttggtatgcgacatgtgagtgaatcactgtcggtacgtGGTTGTTTGTCTGCAGGAGTTGggttgaagctaagtgggggagaagcttcacttCTCAGTTttgtttcagttgaagaagattgattcagtaggctgttgttggaaacagtgcgagcgttgtcggagtttgttgtttcccgagttgaaggtgacttggaattaagacttcactgggaattgagttggaacatctggaaggaaggtgattagaggtaattgacagttattgtaagagaaggagattggagagttacgatgtgtcagctctgctggtgtgctgcgaagttgtcagttgagtagccttgcgtctcggaagaggttcagttacgagtttgcaaggaggattgttgtcgtgatgttgcagaaagcggacttcggcgggggaatgtgtcacttaagttataaggatgtttggaagtgaagagatacgataaggggctgtttggaatgtgatagagttgaagagaatgagtttgtgagagagattttcgtaagcaaaacgcaggaaaattgctgaatagctgcagaacttcgaaaattcataactggagttctggacatccgaattgagttctgtttgaagcgtcggaaagctaacgagatgaattttgttaaaaaaaatagttgcagcagctgtaacatatttaattgtgatagGATGACGTTGGTAAGAGGcggagttacggttactcttgttcttataactagacttgtttattggtactgcacgggatgtcagtgtcagttttgaagggatcgaaggaacaattagcaggtttgttgaggagtaattttaagaattgaatttaccaattgaggagttttggatatatcgtatagagtgtcactgcatgatgtcagtgttgcatttttcggacaatgattggaaaattcatatcttgagttccgagtgtcggattgatgtgccgtttgaatctacgaagaggagggattgtgttctaatttatgggagagttataaatacagtagagtgaccctatgaggaaaggTTCCGAAGTCGGTTatagaagcgtgaaacttgttgaataagaatgcttactaccgtgattgttggaaacaaaattgagtgtaacatgttgttgatgagatgttcggtaataaggatggtttgagagccgatgaattttagtgaagagtgcattagtagtaaagatggaataaactttagaactcttggaatcgtatttgtgatggcaaagtaacgataagtataaaagaaaaattttaaaggattcctgacacctattgaatgtgaggaagactttgttgagatgtcgagtggaATGATAATTAGGCACGAAATATGTCGTAGAATTTGGAGTAGGACCACGAGTTATGAAcgttgtcttggtcttgcaggttaattgtatggtttaagatttgaagtgttttgggattataagagttgaagtacctctttgatcagaaagggcctAATATGAGGCGacagagatgattagagtatttttctaggattataattttggtttgaattaccattcgGGTAAGGAGAATGTTGTGCTACTGTGTTGCGtatgaagtctttaaatatgtcggtgctgatgatgaatgagttggatttaattggacaatttttgagacttgagttggtatgtgaaggcactcctagtAGTGTTTGATTGGGTATGCTAGAAGATTACTAGTGGTATTCGTGACGAGATTATAGAAGGCCaggaagatgatgttgagttgatcgataggttgactttgaattaccaaggtaaaggcggtggattcagaatcaacgagaatagtataatgaggttgagtgattagatttgtgttcctgatgttttgagcttcggaagaatattctagaagaaggacaccatagtgaattattgaactatgacgatgctattgagtttgggtgcaaactcggaaagggacactattatgtagtaacgacggtttatgcttaaatgtgatttccaactaatattgacaaatttaggacttgatcaccctaaatctcttgttggtagtagacggaaatcatatagatgggatgaacttgttttgttaccttaatggtataagttgtgatggatattaaGCCGTGaggataatcactcactatgttgtgtaaacttatgaagaagtgaatatggaagagtgcaacatggtggatgatgacttaagacgggtaatcagagtcgcgcagcgaaagtgtgatgaggagtagtgttatgagtactactcgcgggaagtaaggaattaatatgtcggaagcctacatagaggatatgtattgatctatatgttggatttagaatccattgGATGTAAGGaagtcgtgtcgaagaattataactcttttgaataattgccgagatgatgaatatgttattacggttgtacgtagttaacgagtatgtatccggcgaaattaaaacgaagagttgatgctatatgacgttgtaataattttgtgttgttgttaaggggttattgtagattccatatataatgaggaattatactctatgaagggagaaattgatttaattcttagaaaagagcgaaactcaatttgagttgttttgtaagaaatggtatattgaggctgatgagtgtaattataactacttgtgtgtacttgttctgatggttaggatgtttaatagatgtagtaactcagggatttgttttgagtgcgagtaagtattactgagtggtaaattggtaccatgaatgatgaagaatgattcttgaaacgaatgagtaaagagagtcggaatcgggtaaaactcagaaatctatttggtatagatgattatgatgagtagtcagagtagtgcggaaaaagcggaatgtaacgtgttggataattactggtgtgactcaagaggagtcagataattggaattcaatggtataagaatacgagtattgagtttcttgaaggaagtggttgatgaaaaatgtaagtattacattatcacttagatggaaaagtgtgtctaaggttggtatgtttggtagatggaatgcattactgcagtgttgatcagtgtgatcatactatggattgtgtaattgtaattCTCAGTTGTTGAATGTATTGTATAGGTTATGCCTCAACGTTCTATTGTAGTTAACCTTTTAGAGATATAATGAGTGGTACAACTtttgatggtcaaatgcgacgtaagaactgggatttgaatgtatgaaacatgtttcctgttggttatgtcagatggattttgaggattgaccgatggtaatgttaattgggagctggagagtcaggtggaggactcttatacgagctggttacttgaggtatgttttcgaggacgaaaactcttttagtgggggagagttgtaacacccgtatattttaatttttaatttaaatggaaatttaattaataattagaattattggtgactTGTAGGATTTAATTGGAAGGAAGATGGTTTATagtgttgggccaagtgtggtattagtaaagagggggtgctatgttagtaaagccctttactaattaaaatgttatttttcataaaaataaggaaaatggggagaaagggaaaaggaacgtgaaaagcagagcagaagaggtgagggattgggaagctggtacgtgaagaggagcaatggagggagagaccaatcaagaatctttggctaaggtaaggggggactctctggttatcatctattatcgtgttcttagataataatattgattagggatgttgttgggtcaattggatcatatgttaggtttagggaggttatgaattgatgaaaattgcatgaattattgatagattatgtgttgttttgatgtgtgatgatgaatagtgatgcaattgatgattaactgcctgcatatgatgtttagagtcagttttggactcagattaaatcagatcgcaggatctgacgcagacccgatagtctgcgaaatcgccagttcgcgccgcgtcctagtgttggcgccgcgaaggcgtactttttcctcgcatcgcgccgcgtgcataggtttgcgccgcgaacgtgtttttgtggttcaggtcgcgccgcgaactttggttgcgccgcgtgctgtagcgttagttgttttcttggaaaagttaaatgatgtgtaactttcgaaccgtaggtccgtttttagtgctgtttcgagcacgatgaatcttataagatagcctacgtgtttaaatgatgaaatgaggtgtgaatccaataatttttaaatatgattttatttcttgatgaatgatgtattgtacatatatgtgatgagatgtgttaaatacatgatatgttgaaatattaatcatgtgacgatttgtttgattggatgatgtattgttgacatatatgatgaaatgtgacaatataagatgttgttttgaaaatatcatgatgtgatgatttgtagagaattgtatgatgttgattgatttgttttggaatgatgtgggtacatgtgtgttcttcttattgatgatgatgattaatgtggacacatgtatgttctttaatgatgatgatgatgatgatgattgattgtattgaatgatgctaatgtatataaacatactttgatgatgatgatgatgttaatgatgatgatgaaatgagtatttgatgatgttactcattagacttgacgatggtataagtatgttgtatatgttgcattcattcatgtgcattgatgatactgtatccataagggtgtgttggatcagtgaagggcatgattcccattgtgtggaatctgtgctggcagggccgtatctggatgatgttggatcggtcatgggttattcccatttgatgaggttggtaccacatgcatagtgtcagttcatacatatgcatacttttataacatgattggatgtattccagtgttataaatattgatgatgtgttggttgtgtgttttgttgaattaatgttgagtatgattgtctgtttgaaagatgtgttctgttgatgtttgtgtaaacgatagatgttcctgataatctgaatatgatgaaattgggtgaatgatataactatgatgtgttgttatttaagatgcaataacatttgttaactgtgatgagactcacccttactgttgacattttcagattgaggatagctgccttcgacttggtgaggattagctcataagtcagcgtattagtgtagcgtcaggtgtcatgctctgatattgtaacactgggggaacgttagattagagtttatgatgatactctatcgtgttgttattgtattaaattatgtgggatattgcatagatgatgttatgcttatccgtatgatgaattttccgctgtgtaaacatgagatgtttatgtattatgacagattattccttagtgaaagcatgacaatgaatataTGATGAATTcgtttttaattggaattgtggcacccttgttttcatgttttactctgaaaattaattattaattcccgtggggtttagaagggtgttacaatcggGAATGCAAATCCGATTACGGAATCTCAACACACCTTGTACATACAACTTAAAATCACTATCCTCATATTGATCGATTCCAACCATCGAGTCTACCAACTTCACATCTAACTTCTGAGCCTCCTTGATACTATCCAGAAAATCTTTATTaatcttcagcatacccaatctaacactcttAGGTGTCACCTCAcacaccaaactcatatctctaaATCGCTCAATCAATTCCAgttccttaaccatcattgccaaCATATGTAAAGTCTTTCGGCTTAAAGCATCGACCACAACATTAGCTTTttctggatgataattcaaaccgaaattaTAGTCTTTCaacaattccaaccaccttcgttgcctcatattcgaCTCCTTAttatcaaacaaatactttaaactcttatggtcgctaaatacttcaaatctagaaccatagagataatgcCTCTAAATCTTCAATACAAACACAACAGGAGCAAGTTCCAAATTATGCGTAGGAtggttcttctcatgaactcttaactgtctcgacgcataagcaacaaATTTATCATTCTGCAgaagcacacctcctaaacccatcttagaatTATCACAATAAACCATAAAAGATTCTTCcagattaggcaatatcaaaatcgggaccgacatcaatctcttcttcaactcggtaaaactcTCTTCACATTGAAGATCCCACACtaaagccttacccttacaagtcaacttagtcaacggaagtgccaacttagaaaatacttcaatgaaccttctataataaccggctaatcccaaaaacttctaatctcggtagccgacttaggagtttcccatctcaACACAACACCTACTTTAGATGGATCCACAATAATACCATCACTTGAAATAACATGaacaagaaaactaacttcttccAACTAGAATTCACATTTGGACAACTtcacatacaacttcttctctttcaaaactTGCAATACCAACTTCGAgtgctcagcatgatctgattccgatttagagtaaatcaaaatatcatcaataaacacCACCACAAACCGATCCAGATACTCAAGAAAAATatggttcatgtactccataaatactcccgGCACATAAGTAACACCGAAGGGCATTACAGAacactcataatgtccataatgTGTCCTGAAATCCGTCTTctgcatatcctcatctttcactttaatctgatggtaacccgatctcaaatcaatcttactaaacacacgagcaccaaccaattgatccatcaagtcatctattcttggaagtggatacttgttcttgattgtcaccttattcaactgcctgtaatcaatacaaagtctcatacttccatccttcttctttaccaacaacactggagctccccacggcgacacacttggtctgacaaacttcttctcaagcattTCTTCCAGTTTCTTCTTTAATTCCGATAATTCTGATGCGGACATCATGTACGGTGTCATAGACACgggtctagtaccaggtacaagatcaatataaaattcaacttctctctctagcggtacatcaggaatttcatcagggaaaacttcaggaaattctcGCACCACCTTTAACTCGTCTATTATAGCTTGATTCTCAATAGACATCGATGCCACCAACGCAAACACTTGCACTTCTTCTTTCATCAATAGGCGCAATTGTCTAGCAGACAACAACTTAACACCTTCTTCTTCAGGAGTAGAGaacctcacagacttatcataACAATTAATATGAACATGGTTATACTCTAACCAGTTCATACCCAAGATCACATCCAACCCTCTCAACAgcaagcaaacaaaatcaacaacaaagtcTTTGTTGAAAATCGACACGGGACACTTTAAACATACgagagaagtagtcaccgatcccTTAGCTGGAGTATCAATGACCATCTCTCCATTCATAGtagacaacacaagacccaatctttcaacacaatcagCAGAGATAAAGCAATGAGTAGCACCAGcattaataatagtaattaaatgagtgctattaataaaacaagtacctttGATGAGTGCATCCTCACTAGTGGTTTGAGTTCCCGACAAGGAAAACACCTTTCCACTAATTTGTTTCTTCTTGGGCTTTTGACACTTACTTCTAAtgtggccctcttcaccacagttgaaacaaaccATCTCCTTATGCATGCACTCAGACGACGCATGTCCAAACTTCCCACAACGGAGACACCTCTTGCTTCAACAGTACACACATTACTCTTATGGCcagccttaccacacttgaagcacacaataccagcaggagcatttcccccactagttctcttgccCTCAATATCTTTTTGCTTACCCTTGCCAACTAAAGcgtcataaggcttaccacggcCTTGTTGACTTTTGTCCCGCTTATCACTAATAAcccgataatgagcattgttatcCTCCTCATAGATCCGAAAActatcaaccaaatcagcaaagacacgaatcttctggtaactaattgcCTTCTTGATTTCCGGGTGCAATctgttctcaa
The Vicia villosa cultivar HV-30 ecotype Madison, WI linkage group LG6, Vvil1.0, whole genome shotgun sequence genome window above contains:
- the LOC131614292 gene encoding uncharacterized protein LOC131614292, with the protein product MEFLRKYFPEDVRGKKEIEFLELRQGNKSVVEYAAKLGELAKFYQHYDGPTGEFSKCIKFENRLHPEIKKAISYQKIRVFADLVDSFRIYEEDNNAHYRVISDKRDKSQQGRGKPYDALVGKEGHIRSKCQKPKKKQISGKVFSLSGTQTTSEDALIKGTCFINSTHLITIINAGATHCFISADCVERLGLVLSTMNGEMVIDTPAKGSVTTSLVCLKCPVSIFNKDFVVDFVCLLLRGLDVILGMNWLEYNHVHINCYDKSVRFSTPEEEGVKLLSARQLRLLMKEEVQVFALVASMSIENQAIIDELKMGLGGVLLQNDKFVAYASRQLRVHEKNHPTHNLELAPVVFVLKI